A genomic window from Pseudomonas argentinensis includes:
- a CDS encoding glycine zipper 2TM domain-containing protein, with amino-acid sequence MNKSLLVGAVLGAVGVTAGGAVATYSMVSGPKYAEVLAVKPVTETIKTPREECRDVAVTRQRPVQDQHQIAGTAIGAVVGGLLGNQVGGGNGKKIATVAGAVGGGYAGNKVQEGMQARDTYTTTETRCKTVHDTSEKIVGYDVKYDLDGKVGRVRMDEEPGSKIPVRDGKLVLADSESGE; translated from the coding sequence ATGAACAAGTCATTGTTGGTTGGTGCTGTGCTGGGTGCCGTTGGTGTCACTGCAGGTGGTGCTGTCGCGACCTATAGCATGGTGAGCGGACCCAAGTACGCCGAGGTTCTGGCGGTCAAGCCGGTGACCGAGACCATCAAGACCCCCCGTGAAGAATGCCGTGACGTGGCCGTTACCCGTCAGCGCCCGGTACAGGATCAGCATCAGATCGCCGGTACCGCTATCGGCGCCGTGGTCGGTGGTCTATTGGGTAACCAGGTAGGCGGCGGTAATGGCAAGAAGATCGCTACCGTGGCAGGCGCGGTGGGCGGCGGTTATGCCGGCAACAAGGTGCAGGAAGGCATGCAGGCGCGTGACACCTACACCACTACCGAAACCCGCTGCAAGACCGTCCACGACACCAGTGAGAAGATCGTCGGCTACGACGTCAAATACGACCTGGATGGCAAGGTAGGCCGTGTGCGCATGGACGAAGAGCCGGGCAGCAAGATTCCGGTTCGCGACGGCAAGCTGGTACTGGCTGACTCCGAGTCGGGCGAGTGA